A window of the Apostichopus japonicus isolate 1M-3 chromosome 8, ASM3797524v1, whole genome shotgun sequence genome harbors these coding sequences:
- the LOC139970691 gene encoding uncharacterized protein, which yields MTWTTTINIIRYICYVMFILQLLFVEDKSIVRFLKMFFTFSLASYYASSYMAKKFTKFLAHGRAQYILPEGCYGYRPPLQDLQRKPFTREFPVTEENVSSLLCFPSEQTLRMREDLFNSYLDLTMQDQLRLYPDFMLAKLEAERLIQGLPSCVPLDHKTDPERMLLIPNGYFGIINLPRVEQYTTPAAFEKHQQDDTTSTWSDIQGQHTQQTTKTRCEGYTLTYYQYTFKSSTGPDQIQNTEGTLTDPTGTKTATKYMYYWTDGVSSYQLKANKITTHTEDGQTISHTQDIQQCDYSVFGIGKEELSHITDNTVVAGKQTTINKQFSLQTSVSDGTSCQSQTQSGSEETVSDDDVTTTVYQDQRISTDGVSSSVVTSSSQSTHTDDTYYSHSLSETTTNDGSYEYQAEEIDLRQSDGFFFIKQTYPAGKGDDVFNNDDRHLYLQC from the exons ATGACATGGACAACGACGATAAACATTATAaggtatatatgttatgtaatgtTTATATTGCAATTGCTTTTCGTTGAAGATAAGTCTATTGTGCGATTTCTCAAGATGTTCTTTACATTTTCACTGGCAAGCTACTATGCTTCCTCTTACATGGCTAAGAAGTTCACCAAATTCCTGGCCCATGGGCGAG CTCAATACATCCTCCCAGAAGGATGTTATGGGTACCGTCCTCCGTTACAAG ATCTACAACGGAAACCCTTCACTCGGGAATTTCCCGTCAccgaagaaaatgtttcttcgCTTCTTTGCTTTCCATCAG agCAAACCCTGCGCATGCGTGAAGATCTTTTTAACA GCTATCTTGATCTTACGATGCAAGACCAGCTAAGACTTTATCCTGATTTTATGCTGGCAAAACTTGAAG CAGAACGCCTCATTCAAGGCCTTCCTTCGTGTGTTCCTCTCGATCACAAAACCG ATCCCGAGAGAATGTTACTGATTCCAAACGGTTACTTTGGGATCATTAATTTACCTCGag tcGAGCAGTACACGACCCCTGCTGCCTTCGAGAAGCATCAACAAGATGATACTACCTCTACCTGGTCTG ATATTCAGGGCCAACACACTCAACAGACCACAAAAACGAGATGTGAAG gTTACACCCTGACTTACTACCAGTATACcttcaaaagttcaactg GTCCTGATCAGATCCAAAACACCGAGGGAACTCTAACAG ATCCAACCGGTACCAAGACAGCTACCAAATACATGTACTATTGGACTG ATGGGGTGTCTTCATACCAACTGAAGGCGAATAAGATAACAACTCATACCGAAG ACGGACAAACTATCAGCCATACACAGGACATTCAACAGTGTGATTACTCTG TTTTTGGGATTGGCAAAGAAGAGCTAAGCCACATCACTGATAACACTGTAGTAG CTGGAAAGcaaacaacaataaacaaacaattcagTTTGCAGACCAGTGTTAGTG ACGGGACATCATGTCAGAGTCAAACTCAGAGTGGCTCGGAGGAAACTGTATCAG atgatgacgtcacaactacagtatatcaggATCAGCGAATCTCAACTG ATGGAGTTTCATCCAGtgtagtgacgtcatcaagcCAATCGACCCACACAG ATGATACTTACTACAGCCACAGTTTGTCGGAAACGACTACGAATG ATGGAAGTTACGAATACCAGGCTGAAGAGATAGACCTACGACAATCAG ACggttttttcttcatcaaacaAACCTACCCAGCAGGGAAAGGAGACGACGTGTTCAATAATG ATGATCGTCACCTTTACCTGCAGTGCTGA